One part of the Planctomycetota bacterium genome encodes these proteins:
- a CDS encoding tetratricopeptide repeat protein yields MSYLLRLLGRGLAGDFTGYLSKFLKTPSDESLEALQAGVQESPRRAEAWLALGLKQMELGRLAAARQALESAVRLDPALDDARVALAAAVSDLGDPARAVELLGPVAERSLQTATVRYVMGQLQERRGSADEAAANYTAALAADPMHEAARQRLAALELVRGNLDEAVKHYTTLKRQGPGDFETRMNLASLEVRRGDIAAGIAEYQEAILIEPDNWEARCHLADCLEEQGMHEEALAEIRRVLDFHPDYPDMHYRAARLLVLTGDLEEAEYRLQQALAMNPRYLDALVLRGQVLVELGRPDEAVAHYERATRVNDGYLEAYVGLSVAYRQIGMNAEADEAIEMASRIEPGSTRLYQETARLALRSSLSAALGRELNVPAAVMEPVVDELTASEVLETELREHADAVAAHPDFPDYRYRYGLLLKSAGKVEEALEQFRAATRLNPTYVKALVKLGLTAWEAGRLEEATEALSQAVNLEPAYVDLHYRLGLVYADRGLWPLAVEEYQSALERQPGAEAVEASLMLALENMGLVGEEHSPFAAATEAADEATDAAPTD; encoded by the coding sequence ATGAGTTACCTCCTTCGGCTGCTGGGGCGGGGCTTGGCCGGCGATTTCACGGGGTATCTGAGCAAGTTCCTTAAAACCCCCTCGGACGAAAGTCTGGAGGCGCTGCAGGCGGGGGTGCAGGAATCGCCGCGGCGTGCGGAGGCGTGGCTCGCGCTGGGCCTGAAGCAGATGGAACTGGGCCGTCTGGCGGCGGCGCGGCAGGCGCTGGAGTCGGCGGTGCGGCTTGACCCGGCGCTGGACGATGCGCGGGTGGCATTGGCAGCGGCGGTGAGCGACCTGGGGGACCCGGCCCGAGCCGTCGAACTCCTCGGTCCGGTGGCCGAACGCAGCCTTCAGACGGCGACGGTGCGGTACGTGATGGGGCAACTCCAGGAGCGGCGGGGATCGGCGGACGAGGCGGCGGCGAACTACACGGCTGCGCTGGCCGCCGACCCGATGCACGAAGCGGCGCGGCAGCGGCTGGCGGCGCTGGAACTGGTGCGAGGAAACCTGGACGAGGCGGTCAAGCATTATACGACGCTCAAGCGTCAGGGCCCCGGCGATTTTGAAACCCGGATGAACCTGGCGTCGCTCGAAGTTCGCCGGGGCGACATCGCGGCCGGCATCGCCGAGTATCAGGAAGCGATCCTCATCGAACCGGACAACTGGGAGGCGCGGTGCCATCTGGCCGATTGCCTCGAAGAACAAGGGATGCACGAGGAGGCGCTCGCGGAAATCCGGCGCGTCCTCGACTTTCACCCGGACTATCCCGACATGCATTACCGGGCGGCGAGGCTGCTGGTGCTGACGGGCGACCTGGAGGAGGCGGAGTATCGCCTGCAACAGGCGCTGGCGATGAACCCGCGGTATCTCGATGCGTTGGTCCTGCGCGGCCAGGTGCTGGTCGAGTTGGGCCGGCCGGACGAGGCCGTCGCCCATTACGAACGGGCGACGCGCGTGAACGACGGTTACCTGGAGGCCTACGTCGGCCTGTCGGTGGCGTACCGGCAGATCGGGATGAACGCCGAGGCGGACGAGGCGATCGAGATGGCCTCGCGCATCGAGCCGGGTTCGACGCGCCTGTATCAGGAGACGGCGCGTCTGGCGCTGCGTTCGAGCCTGTCGGCGGCGCTCGGGCGCGAGTTGAACGTGCCGGCCGCGGTCATGGAGCCCGTGGTGGACGAACTGACGGCGTCGGAGGTGCTCGAAACGGAACTTCGGGAACACGCCGACGCGGTGGCGGCCCATCCGGATTTCCCGGACTACCGCTATCGGTACGGGCTGCTCCTGAAGAGCGCGGGGAAGGTTGAGGAGGCGCTGGAGCAGTTCCGGGCGGCGACGCGGTTGAACCCGACCTACGTCAAAGCGCTGGTCAAACTGGGGCTGACAGCCTGGGAGGCGGGCCGGCTGGAGGAGGCGACCGAGGCGCTCTCCCAGGCGGTGAACCTGGAACCGGCGTACGTGGACCTGCATTACCGTCTGGGACTGGTGTACGCGGACCGCGGGCTCTGGCCGCTGGCCGTGGAAGAGTACCAGAGCGCCCTGGAGCGTCAGCCTGGCGCCGAGGCCGTCGAGGCAAGCCTCATGCTGGCGCTGGAGAATATGGGCCTCGTGGGGGAAGAGCATTCGCCGTTCGCTGCGGCGACGGAAGCGGCGGACGAGGCGACGGACGCCGCACCGACCGATTAG